GCGGACAATGGTCTCATGTGCAGCGCCTTCACCTGACGAGTGATCACGAGTCATCCCATCCTATGCAGATTTATCGCCTCTCAGCTTTACAGGACAACTATATTTTCTTGCTCCATGACCCAGAGCAGCACATAGCAGCGGTGGTTGACCCTGCGGTCGCCGATCCTGTTTTACAGCAACTCCTTCACCTCAAAGCCAATCTGGTTGCCATCTTCAACACTCACCACCACTCCGATCATGTGGGCGGCAATCTGCGGCTGAGGCAGCAGTTTCCCCAGCTAGTAGTTTATGGCGGTGTTGAAGATCGGGGACGGATTCCAGGGCAACAGGTTTTTCTCCAAGCCGGCGATCGGGTTCAGTTTGCCGATCGG
This genomic window from Neosynechococcus sphagnicola sy1 contains:
- a CDS encoding MBL fold metallo-hydrolase, coding for GQWSHVQRLHLTSDHESSHPMQIYRLSALQDNYIFLLHDPEQHIAAVVDPAVADPVLQQLLHLKANLVAIFNTHHHSDHVGGNLRLRQQFPQLVVYGGVEDRGRIPGQQVFLQAGDRVQFADREAEVLFIPGHTRAHIAYYFPPQQPMELENYSVAIPCLQGAVGDYLKAHRRSNDDILESNSGVARSDPNLVRPRVHLK